The Candidatus Thorarchaeota archaeon genomic interval CCGCACTCATCATGGACGAAGTCGATAAAATCGAGTCACGTAATGAGAACTTGGATATAGGTGAGACTTTCTTGATACATGTGCCTATTTGGGAGCTACAATACCGTTATGGCAACAGCAAGTACGATGCCCACGTAGCTGCCGCGACTGGATATGTGATTGAAAGCGAGTATCCCCGATCCCGAGCTTTCAGGGCGATGGGTATCGGTTTTGGTGTCTTGCTTCTCCTCGTAGGAATTGGCCTTATCTCAATGGCCTACTTCCTGAACCTCCTGATTGGAGCCGGCTATGTATCGGGTGGCATCCTTACTGTGCTTGGCCTGATGCTGTTGTACAAGGGAGTCTCAAGGAAAGAAGCCAAAGAGGAGCTGTAGAGCAGAACAAGGAGGGCTTCGCCCTCTTCTCACTTTCTTTCTTACGCAACTATCGGTACTGTTTCGATTGCATCATCAAAAATGCTGAGTGGGAGTGAAGATTCCCAAACCTTCGGACTGGGTGAAAGTACACCTTTCAGGAGTTCCGAATCTGTTTGACCCAGAGCCACCCGACTGGGTTCAAGGGACAGTGCTTTCTTTACTCCCTCTCTGGCTATCCATGGGCCTAGAATACTGTTTCTGGGAGTTGTTGAAGAGTGGAATATTGTGATGTGGGCCTTGAGCTGATTGGTAAGAAGGTGTCTGTATGCGGAATACCGTGCATGATCGGCATAGAGTGACGATTTTGCATCAGACGCCCCTCCGTTATCCCGCTCAAGGGAATATCCCTGGGTTGTACTTGATGGTTTCATATCCATTCTGAAGTAATCAACGGCGGGTTCTCCTGGACGCAAGAGAATCGTGAACTTGTCATCAAAGACATCTGAAGAGAATACTGTTCTCCCATTTATTACGGGCTTTTCTGCTAGCTCTACTAGGGTACGGTTTATGAAAGCGTCAATAGCGGCTTTGTAGGCACCTCTTGTGGTGATGATTCTACGATTTTTGATCCTGCCCAAGAGACCAACAGCCATAAGCCGTGCAGCCTGATCAAGAGAGTACTCATACTCAAGTAGTTGCCAGACCCCCTCTGCGGCCGGTATGTCTTTTTGGGTGATTGCTTCTGCAACTTTGCTGATTTGTGGATCTGATACCAGTTCGAGTGAATCTACCGATACTTCTGCTCCAGAGGGCAATTGGCCGGGTTTTGTAACAAGATTGGATGGAGGAAGTCCGTTGCTTTTTATTTGCACTGCCACCGGTGATACGCTTAGGGCAATCTCTTGAATCTTCTTAACAGTTTCACATGGTTCCATCCTCCTAGCATTAAGAGGGACCTCCAGTTGATACAAGTGTCGTCGCATTGAGAGAATGGTATGCTTGTCGAGTCCTCCCCAGCATTCCGGGTGGTCAAAAAGAGAAAGGTGTTCGGAAGGGGAAGAAGAAGCCAATACGCTTGCTATGACGGTAGGGTATTTTCTGGACTCAATGAGGATACCTGGTGGAGTGAAAAGACTGGTAGATTCCCTACCTTCGACAGGACCAACATGAATCTGCGTTTGAAGGGTTTTACCGGTTGACATACGGATTCCTCCTTGTTGGGGTTGACGTACACTAGTTCAATGAACAACTATTCTATTTGGCTTCTGTAACCTGTTTCTCCATGTAAACCAACAAACAGCGTGAGGAGGGGGTTGACCGAAACTATTATGCGGGTATTATATCTCGGAAAGCTTTAATCGTGCCGAGGTCTATTTTCTTGTCAGGCGGGTCGATTATGAGTGAAGACAGCTCGAAGGCTAATTGGGTCAAAGAACAGATCGCATCTTACTTGGATCTTCTGGAAATGAAGCATTCGTGGAATGATGAGAAGCGAGAATTTGAGCTTCTTTTCAAAGAGCGGAAGGACAATATTCCTGCTAGTCCAATGGTCACAGAAGATGAGGACCACTTCCGCTACAAAATCAATGTGGTACTGAGCGAAAAGTGGGTCCAGGTCTATTGCGATGTCTACCCGCTTGAAAAAATACCTGAGCAAAAGAAAAGCGAGATACTGTTAGACCTACTGGGCGCGAACAGGAAGTATGCAGAAGTTTGCTTTGATTATGATCAAGAGGGAGACATCATAGGCACATCGCAGGAGATGATGGTGCAGGGGCTCAATTTCGATGCGTTCAGAGAAGAATTTCTTGCTGTACCATGGGCTGTGAAGAGATTCTGGTCTGAAATCGCCAAGAAACATAACTTGGAGTAGCCGGTAGCTGCTCATATCGTCTCTTCTACCTTAGTGAGAAGCTTCTGATAGAGTTGTTCAGGGTCTTTCACCAATCGAAAGCCTCCAGTGTATATGTCTCCTCTCCCACCACCTTTGCCTCCCAACGAATCGACAACCTCTCCAACGTAGAAACGAGCTTCTTCTAATCCCACTGACCGAACAACTACGTATGAGGTATCCCCTGGTGAGAAGAGTAGCACAAGGGCTGGTTCATTGGGTGTAAGATTCAGAGCAGCTTCTTGAAGCGCCTTTGTATCAAAGCCTGGTAGCGAATCATGATAGATGGTGACATTGCCAACTACATGGCTTTGAACCAATTTCTCTACTCCGGATTTGATTTTCTCTAACATCTTTTCATGATCTGATTGTAAGATAGAATACTTGTCCAGGATATGTCCGAGTTGTTCCATCTCAAATGGTATACTATGCTTTCTCTGCAATGCCAGATTATATGTCTCTGCAAGTACTTCAACGGCACTGAGATTTGTTAGGAACTTGACTTCTGCAGTATCATTGGATAGACTGTAATCGACAATTTTGAAGACCCGGATTTCCTTCGTGTTTCTTACATGCATCCCTGAACACGCTGACTCATCTTGATTGCCAATACTGACAATTCGCAGCATCTTGTGCTTTCCTAGTGCACCCTTTCTGGCTCTTACCGTCTCATCCACTTCCTTAGATGAGACCAATTCTGTTATCACTTTGATTTCTCTTTCGATGAGCTTCTGAACTCGCTTCTCAGCTCCCAGCAGATCTTGCTCTTCGATCTTGGCACCCTGCAGTGTTAGGTTCGCTTTTTCTCCGTCGATCCATAATTCAGATATGCTAATACCACTGAGTCTTGGTAGTAACTGGGAAACGAAGAGATGTTCAGCAGTGTGGTTCTTCATCATAGAGTATCTCCAATCCCAGTCAACCACCAGAGTTGCTTTCTGATTCTTTGCCGGGGATTGATTAGCAAGAACTATAGTACTCTCCCCGTCTAATCTTGTATCAACGAACTGAATGCGATTACTTTTTGTGATTAGCACCCCTCTGTCCCCAGCTTGCCCCCCTCCAGCGGGACGAACTACGGGTTTATCGATTGAAATCTCAACTCTTCCCTCATTCCCTTTTTGAACGTCAAGAATAGTCACTTTGAATTCAGTTCTATAGGGGTTAATCCAGTATGGCAGAGGTTTTTCCATAAATAACCACCAAAGGCGTAACTCATAAAACAGCATGCATATTCGAATGTAACGGAATGCACGGAGAAGAGAATCAATGTTTGATTTCCTTGATAAAATTCTAAACAGAGACCCGATGGATCGTGCAAAGAAACATGTCGATCGGGCAATAGAGGAATGGGAACAGAATTATCCTGATTACGCTAGTACCGAATATGAAAAGGCAGCCAATCTCTTTCTTGATGCTGATGAGATTGATTTTGCAATCAAGTATTTCCGGGAAGCAGCTTACTGTTCTTTGGAAATGGACAATCATAAACGGGTTGGTAATCTAAAACGGACTGCCGCTAGAGTCCTTGTCCGTGACATCAGATATGATGAAGCAGCTGTTCTCTATTCGGAAACTTCAGACCATTTCAATCGTGCCGGAGAAGCTAAAGATTCTGGTCGAACAATATCTATGGCCGTTCTTTGCCGTCTTCTTTCCCGGAATTTTGATGCAGCCGTCAATCTTCTGAGGAAGGCTGAAAAGAGGGTTACCCCGAAGTTGGCTTCCAACTTGGCCTCATTTCAACTAGCTCGGCTCTGTGTTTCTGTCCTTTTTGAAGGAGAAAGCGCTGACAAAAATGCTTTCTCTAGTCTTCTGAAACGGTCATCATTGTCGAAGCAGGAAAAGGAAGCAGTAAGGTCACTCTCTAGTTCATTCAAGTTCGCTAGCGATACTGATTTGACAATAGAGTGGGCAGGAGCACGTGAAAGGGAAGTAAGGGCGAAAAGAGAGCTAGAATTCGAACTTTGTTACACCTGTCCAGTTGCAGTTAGGGTAACCGACTACAGCTTCTCACTGTCAAACAGTCTACGCCTCTCAAACGAACCTGAAATTGAACGACCCCCCTCCAAACAGGAATCATGGCTCCTTAAAGTTAAGCCAACCCTTAGCGGTGATGGCTCCATTGGTCCAGTGAGAATGACTTTGGAAGGTGAAGATGTTTTGGTTCATAAGCGAAGCAATCAAGTTTCCTTCAGAATCGCACCTGCTCCTCCCGATTTGCAAATTGATATTCGTCCGCGTGAAATCTCCTGTGGTCTAGATGAGGAGGTGGTATTCGATATTACTCTCAATAATCAAGGCTCTGGTCCTGCCAATGATATTAGCCTCGTATTCGAGACTTCACCCGGGGTTGAGGTATCAGTCGGAGGGGAAAGCAAATCAATCAATTTTGTCGGGGTTGGCGAACAAATGAGATTCCAACTCTATCTGCGGGGTGTAGTTGAAGGAACGCAGAAGGCTTCAGTGATTGCTCGAGATAGTGATGGAGAAGCACTTGCTTCTGAAGAGCTGCAGGTATTCGTGGAATAGATCTGCGATTATGCAGCTAATTCTTCTCTTCTTCGTCGGCGTTCTATTTCCTCTCGGATGTTAAGACACGCGCCCATGACTTCCTGAATTGTCTCTTCCTCTTCGAAGTCTTCGAGAAGCTCGTCTGCTTTATCCAGATTGTT includes:
- a CDS encoding alanyl-tRNA editing protein, encoding MEKPLPYWINPYRTEFKVTILDVQKGNEGRVEISIDKPVVRPAGGGQAGDRGVLITKSNRIQFVDTRLDGESTIVLANQSPAKNQKATLVVDWDWRYSMMKNHTAEHLFVSQLLPRLSGISISELWIDGEKANLTLQGAKIEEQDLLGAEKRVQKLIEREIKVITELVSSKEVDETVRARKGALGKHKMLRIVSIGNQDESACSGMHVRNTKEIRVFKIVDYSLSNDTAEVKFLTNLSAVEVLAETYNLALQRKHSIPFEMEQLGHILDKYSILQSDHEKMLEKIKSGVEKLVQSHVVGNVTIYHDSLPGFDTKALQEAALNLTPNEPALVLLFSPGDTSYVVVRSVGLEEARFYVGEVVDSLGGKGGGRGDIYTGGFRLVKDPEQLYQKLLTKVEETI